The Blattabacterium cuenoti genome includes a region encoding these proteins:
- the rpsI gene encoding 30S ribosomal protein S9 yields the protein MIHTIGRRKRSLARIYLKTGNGLITINSLKLDQYFPEYLHKKILYPIEIVEKISQFDINVKVFGGGFNGQAEAIRLAISRALCLVDIKNRKKLKSEGLLTRDSREVERKKFGQKKARKKYQFSKR from the coding sequence ATGATACATACCATAGGAAGAAGAAAAAGGTCTTTAGCACGTATTTATTTAAAAACAGGGAACGGATTAATAACTATCAATTCTTTAAAATTAGATCAGTATTTTCCAGAATATCTTCATAAAAAAATATTGTATCCTATTGAAATAGTAGAAAAAATAAGTCAGTTTGATATAAATGTGAAAGTGTTTGGAGGAGGATTTAATGGTCAAGCAGAAGCAATTCGTCTAGCTATATCTCGTGCACTTTGTCTAGTTGATATAAAAAACAGAAAAAAATTAAAATCTGAGGGATTATTAACACGCGATTCCAGAGAAGTAGAAAGAAAAAAATTTGGTCAAAAAAAGGCCAGAAAAAAATATCAATTTTCCAAACGTTAG
- the rplM gene encoding 50S ribosomal protein L13 yields the protein MDFLSLKTISAKKSIVVKYWMIIDATNQILGRLSTKIACIIMGKHKPFYSPHINCGDYVIVINSNKIKLSGKKWINKKYVYHTGYPGGQKTISIQNMFNKDSRNIIYKSVKGMLPKNRLGRLIIKNLYVYPESEHKHKAQKPILLK from the coding sequence ATGGATTTTTTGAGTTTAAAGACGATTTCTGCTAAAAAAAGCATAGTAGTAAAATATTGGATGATTATAGATGCAACTAATCAAATCTTGGGAAGATTATCCACTAAAATCGCTTGTATTATAATGGGTAAACATAAACCTTTTTATTCTCCACACATAAATTGTGGAGATTATGTTATCGTGATTAATTCTAATAAAATCAAACTTTCTGGAAAAAAATGGATCAATAAAAAATATGTGTATCATACTGGTTATCCAGGTGGTCAAAAAACTATTTCCATTCAAAATATGTTCAATAAAGACTCAAGAAATATAATATATAAATCAGTAAAAGGGATGTTACCTAAAAACCGTTTAGGAAGATTAATAATTAAAAATTTATATGTATATCCTGAATCGGAACATAAACATAAAGCTCAAAAACCTATTTTATTAAAATAA
- the dnaK gene encoding molecular chaperone DnaK, producing MSKIIGIDLGTTNSCVAVMEINDPIVIPNSEGKRTTPSIVAFVEGGERKIGDPAKRQAVTNPQKTIFSIKRFMGRMYSEVTEELKHIPYKVIKGGNNTPRVDIEKRLYAPQEISAMILQKMKKTAEDYLGAEISKAVITVPAYFNDAQRQATKEAGEIAGLKVERIINEPTAAALAYGLDKSNQNKKIVVYDLGGGTFDVSILELGDGVFEVLSTNGDTHLGGDDFDQVIINYLANEFKYKEGLDLRKDPMALQRLKEASEKAKIELSSSNQTEINLPYITATESGPKHLVLTLIRSKFEQLSEKLIQRSIHPCSQALKDANLTTKDINEVILVGGSTRIPKVQEEVEKFFGKKPSKGVNPDEVVAIGAAIQGGVLTGDVQNVLLLDVTPLSLGIETLGGVFTKLIESNTTIPTKKSEVFSTASDNQSAVTIRVGQGERPMFNDNKEIGRFDLVDIPPAPRGIPQIEVTFDIDANGILHVSAKEKGTGKEQSIRIETSSGLNQEEIEKMKKEAKENAQKDEKIKKEIEKLNAADNQIFQSEKQLKDYGSKLSENNKKNIKDSLEELKKAHSKKDFSSIEKYMKKLNEAWTNASQEIYQENINKNNQSNKKENEEKSNKGNENVQDVDYEEVK from the coding sequence ATGAGTAAAATTATAGGCATAGATTTAGGAACAACAAATTCTTGTGTTGCTGTTATGGAAATTAATGATCCTATTGTGATTCCTAACTCAGAAGGAAAAAGAACTACTCCATCTATAGTTGCTTTTGTAGAAGGAGGAGAAAGAAAAATAGGAGACCCTGCTAAAAGACAGGCTGTAACTAATCCACAAAAAACTATTTTTTCAATCAAAAGATTCATGGGAAGAATGTATTCGGAAGTAACTGAAGAACTAAAACACATTCCTTATAAAGTTATCAAAGGAGGAAATAATACTCCTCGAGTTGATATAGAAAAAAGATTATATGCTCCACAAGAAATATCTGCAATGATTTTACAAAAAATGAAAAAAACAGCTGAAGATTATCTAGGAGCGGAAATTAGTAAAGCAGTCATTACGGTTCCTGCTTATTTTAATGATGCACAAAGACAAGCTACTAAAGAAGCTGGAGAAATAGCAGGATTAAAAGTAGAAAGAATTATCAATGAACCGACAGCAGCAGCTTTAGCTTATGGTTTAGATAAAAGTAATCAAAATAAGAAAATAGTAGTATATGATTTAGGAGGAGGAACATTTGATGTTTCTATTTTAGAACTAGGTGATGGTGTATTTGAAGTTCTATCGACCAATGGGGATACTCATTTAGGAGGAGACGATTTTGATCAAGTTATTATTAATTACTTAGCAAACGAATTTAAATATAAAGAAGGTTTAGATCTTAGAAAGGATCCTATGGCATTACAACGTTTAAAAGAAGCATCTGAAAAAGCTAAAATAGAATTATCTTCTTCTAATCAAACGGAAATAAATCTTCCGTATATTACGGCAACAGAATCAGGACCTAAACATCTAGTATTAACCTTAATACGATCAAAATTTGAGCAATTATCAGAGAAATTAATACAGAGGTCAATTCATCCTTGTTCTCAAGCATTGAAAGATGCAAATTTAACAACTAAGGATATAAATGAAGTTATTTTAGTAGGAGGATCTACCCGGATACCGAAAGTTCAAGAAGAAGTCGAAAAATTTTTTGGAAAAAAACCATCTAAAGGAGTGAATCCAGATGAAGTTGTAGCAATTGGTGCAGCTATACAAGGCGGAGTTTTAACAGGAGATGTACAAAATGTATTATTATTAGATGTCACACCTTTATCTTTAGGAATTGAAACTTTAGGAGGAGTTTTTACTAAACTTATTGAATCTAATACTACAATTCCTACTAAAAAATCAGAAGTTTTTTCTACTGCATCTGATAATCAATCAGCAGTAACTATACGTGTAGGACAAGGTGAAAGACCAATGTTCAATGACAATAAAGAAATAGGCCGATTTGATTTAGTAGATATTCCTCCAGCACCTAGAGGTATTCCTCAAATTGAGGTAACTTTTGATATAGATGCTAATGGAATCCTTCATGTTTCTGCAAAAGAAAAAGGAACAGGAAAAGAACAATCTATACGTATCGAAACTTCTTCAGGTTTAAATCAAGAAGAAATAGAAAAAATGAAAAAAGAAGCAAAAGAAAATGCACAAAAAGATGAAAAAATAAAAAAAGAAATCGAAAAATTAAATGCAGCAGATAATCAAATCTTTCAATCTGAAAAACAATTGAAAGATTACGGAAGTAAATTATCTGAAAACAATAAAAAAAATATAAAAGATTCTTTAGAAGAATTAAAAAAAGCTCACTCAAAAAAAGATTTTTCCTCTATTGAGAAATACATGAAAAAACTTAATGAAGCTTGGACTAATGCCTCTCAAGAAATTTATCAAGAAAATATAAATAAAAATAATCAATCAAATAAAAAAGAAAATGAAGAAAAAAGTAACAAAGGAAATGAAAATGTGCAAGATGTAGATTATGAAGAAGTAAAATAA
- a CDS encoding phosphatidylserine decarboxylase family protein has translation MIHKEGISFLVYTLVIILLLLIFSFLLLSRLICIFLSIFFVILYLFFIFFFRNPKRNFYENYEKDHNQDIVISPADGKILEIKKIFENEFLKKNCICISIFMSPFDVHVNRFPVSGKIIYVKYYYGKYAIAWLPKASSNNEHTTIVVETNKGKKILFRQIAGFLARRIILYAKKNSLVKKGDEFGFIKFGSRVDVFLPLNSVILVKKGEKVVGGETKISIIPL, from the coding sequence ATGATTCATAAAGAAGGAATTTCATTTTTAGTGTATACACTAGTAATAATACTATTGTTATTGATTTTTTCTTTTTTATTATTATCTAGATTAATTTGTATTTTTTTATCTATTTTTTTTGTTATACTTTATCTTTTTTTTATTTTCTTTTTTAGAAATCCAAAAAGAAATTTTTATGAGAATTATGAAAAAGATCATAATCAAGATATAGTTATATCTCCTGCTGATGGAAAAATTTTAGAAATCAAAAAAATTTTTGAAAATGAATTTTTAAAAAAAAACTGTATATGTATTTCTATTTTTATGTCACCTTTTGATGTACATGTTAATAGATTTCCTGTTTCTGGAAAAATTATTTATGTAAAATACTATTACGGAAAATATGCCATAGCTTGGCTTCCTAAAGCTTCATCAAATAATGAACATACAACAATAGTAGTAGAAACAAATAAAGGAAAAAAAATATTATTCCGACAAATAGCTGGTTTTTTAGCTAGACGTATTATTTTATATGCAAAAAAAAATTCTTTGGTAAAAAAAGGAGATGAATTTGGATTTATTAAATTTGGATCTCGAGTCGATGTTTTCTTACCATTAAACTCTGTTATTTTAGTGAAAAAGGGAGAAAAAGTTGTTGGAGGAGAAACTAAAATTTCTATTATTCCATTATGA
- a CDS encoding phosphatidate cytidylyltransferase, with protein sequence MNKKKFLDFFIRFITGLIYVGLIVFSIEKGEKTFRIVMMILSFFCLLEFLLILKTNIILIKITSLFFLFPILIDFFTEKGFVLYIIFFIPYSIIFLFIQLLSKKYSHRDKIIQVNHLIFGLVYVIMPFYLASYIYAIVHHGKQLILGVFILIWTNDSLSYLIGRKWGKRKIAISISPNKSIEGIVGGLFFCIMLGFLLYEIWGKKYWFILSFTIPIFSIVGDLVESTIKRSFNVKNSGTFFPGHGGFLDRLDSFIFVIPIIATVVISIIYIL encoded by the coding sequence ATGAATAAAAAAAAATTTTTAGACTTTTTCATCAGATTTATTACCGGATTGATTTATGTGGGTTTGATTGTTTTTTCTATTGAAAAAGGAGAAAAAACTTTTAGAATTGTAATGATGATTTTATCTTTTTTTTGTTTACTTGAATTTTTGTTAATATTAAAAACAAATATAATTTTAATTAAAATTACCTCTCTATTTTTTTTGTTTCCCATTCTTATAGATTTTTTCACGGAAAAAGGATTCGTTTTGTATATAATTTTTTTCATTCCTTATTCTATAATTTTTCTTTTTATTCAATTACTTTCTAAAAAGTATTCACATAGAGATAAAATAATACAAGTAAATCATTTAATTTTTGGATTGGTATATGTTATAATGCCATTTTATTTAGCATCTTATATATATGCTATAGTTCATCATGGAAAACAATTAATTTTAGGTGTATTTATTTTAATATGGACAAATGATTCTTTATCTTATTTGATAGGAAGAAAATGGGGAAAAAGAAAAATAGCTATATCTATTTCTCCTAATAAATCAATAGAAGGAATTGTTGGTGGATTATTTTTTTGTATCATGTTAGGATTTTTATTGTATGAAATATGGGGGAAAAAATATTGGTTTATTTTATCTTTTACTATTCCTATTTTTTCCATTGTCGGAGATCTTGTAGAGTCTACTATTAAAAGATCTTTTAATGTAAAGAATTCAGGGACTTTTTTTCCTGGACATGGTGGTTTTTTAGATAGATTAGACAGTTTTATTTTTGTGATTCCTATTATAGCTACTGTGGTTATTAGTATTATTTACATTTTATAA
- the ftsH gene encoding ATP-dependent zinc metalloprotease FtsH, protein MINKKIKSKNNFFWVYAVIFAIFLGIFFFKSSFSNPRKIDQDTFFDILSKGEVQKIIVKHREIVYVYLKKKFLPFNRNKNNENEKKIITQSLQYEFEIGDLQFFQKKFEEYKKNYNLDTIIDFKNQQEYTITKFLFDYGIFFILLIVFWIFLFRKIGSPSGGPGGQIFNIGKSRARLFDENENVKITFKDVAGLEGAKEEVQEIVEFLKSPQKYTKLGGKIPKGALLIGPPGTGKTLLAKAVAGEAKVPFFSLSGSDFVEMFVGVGASRVRDLFEKAKEKSPCIIFIDEIDAIGRARGKNNIAGSNDERENTLNQLLTEMDGFGTHTNVIVLSATNRSDILDKALLRPGRFDRTILVDPPELNERKEIFHVHLKRLVLSDNVDIAFLARQTPGFSGADIANVCNESALIAARKDRSQIENQDFLDAIDRIIGGLEKKNKIIKPNEKKRIAYHEAGHATISWLLEHAAPLVKVTIVPRGRSLGSAWYLPEERQLTTPEQMKDEICALLAGRSAEEIIFSNVSTGALNDLERVTKQAQSMVVIFGLNEKIGNISYYDSTGQNEFSFSKPYSEKTAQIIDEEISKIITEQYQRAKNILKNNEKKLSILANELLEKEVIFREDLKKIFGERPYPDEIGDMLSSVSNASST, encoded by the coding sequence ATGATAAATAAAAAAATAAAAAGTAAAAACAACTTTTTTTGGGTATATGCAGTCATATTTGCTATATTTTTAGGAATATTTTTTTTTAAATCTTCTTTTTCTAATCCTAGAAAAATAGATCAGGATACTTTTTTTGATATTTTATCAAAAGGAGAAGTACAGAAAATTATAGTGAAACACAGAGAAATAGTATATGTTTATTTAAAAAAAAAATTTTTACCCTTTAATCGTAATAAAAATAATGAAAATGAAAAAAAAATTATAACACAATCACTACAATATGAATTTGAAATAGGAGATTTACAATTTTTTCAGAAAAAATTTGAAGAATATAAGAAGAACTATAATTTAGATACCATTATTGATTTTAAAAATCAACAAGAATATACGATAACTAAATTTTTATTTGATTATGGTATATTTTTTATATTATTAATTGTTTTTTGGATTTTTTTATTTAGAAAAATCGGATCTCCTAGTGGAGGTCCCGGAGGGCAAATATTTAATATAGGAAAATCTAGAGCTAGATTGTTTGATGAAAATGAAAACGTTAAAATAACGTTTAAAGATGTTGCTGGATTAGAAGGAGCAAAAGAAGAAGTTCAAGAAATAGTAGAATTTTTAAAAAGTCCTCAAAAATATACTAAACTTGGAGGAAAAATACCTAAAGGAGCTTTACTCATAGGTCCTCCAGGAACGGGAAAAACATTGTTAGCAAAAGCTGTAGCTGGAGAAGCAAAAGTTCCGTTTTTTTCTTTATCAGGATCAGATTTTGTAGAAATGTTTGTAGGAGTGGGAGCATCTAGAGTGAGAGATTTATTTGAAAAAGCAAAAGAAAAATCTCCATGTATAATATTCATTGATGAAATAGATGCTATAGGAAGAGCTCGTGGAAAAAATAATATAGCTGGATCAAATGATGAAAGGGAAAATACTTTAAATCAACTTTTAACAGAAATGGATGGATTTGGAACTCATACTAATGTCATAGTATTATCTGCTACTAATAGATCTGATATTTTAGATAAAGCTTTACTTCGTCCTGGACGTTTTGATCGTACTATATTAGTAGACCCTCCTGAATTAAATGAGAGAAAAGAGATATTTCATGTACATTTGAAAAGATTAGTATTATCTGATAATGTTGATATAGCATTTTTAGCAAGACAAACTCCAGGGTTTAGTGGAGCAGATATTGCTAATGTTTGTAATGAATCTGCCCTCATTGCTGCAAGAAAAGACAGGTCTCAAATAGAGAATCAAGATTTTCTTGATGCAATAGATCGTATTATTGGAGGTTTGGAAAAGAAGAATAAAATTATAAAACCAAATGAAAAAAAACGAATAGCTTATCATGAAGCGGGTCATGCTACAATCAGTTGGTTATTGGAACATGCTGCTCCTTTAGTAAAAGTAACTATAGTTCCAAGAGGGAGATCTTTAGGATCAGCTTGGTATTTACCAGAAGAAAGACAATTAACTACTCCAGAGCAAATGAAAGACGAAATATGTGCATTGTTAGCAGGAAGATCAGCTGAAGAAATTATTTTTAGTAATGTTTCTACTGGAGCTCTAAATGATTTGGAAAGAGTGACGAAACAAGCTCAATCTATGGTAGTTATTTTTGGATTAAATGAAAAAATTGGAAACATTTCTTATTATGATTCGACAGGACAAAATGAATTTTCTTTTTCAAAACCTTATAGTGAAAAAACAGCTCAGATTATAGATGAAGAAATATCTAAAATTATCACAGAACAATATCAAAGAGCTAAAAATATATTAAAAAACAATGAAAAAAAATTATCAATCTTGGCTAATGAATTATTGGAAAAAGAAGTTATTTTTAGAGAAGATTTAAAAAAAATATTTGGAGAAAGACCTTATCCTGATGAAATAGGTGATATGTTAAGTTCTGTTAGTAATGCTTCTTCTACTTAA
- the rsfS gene encoding ribosome silencing factor, whose translation MLLDKIIEGIQMVKGKNISIVNLKNRENFICDYFVICNGDSHNQVHAISQSIEKITIEELEEKPWHIEGLKNKEWILVDYISVVVHIFQKKFRIYYNIDDLWNQNQESIHKI comes from the coding sequence TTGTTATTAGATAAAATCATAGAAGGGATTCAAATGGTTAAAGGAAAAAATATATCTATCGTAAATTTAAAAAATAGAGAAAATTTTATTTGTGATTATTTTGTGATTTGTAATGGAGATTCTCATAATCAAGTGCATGCTATTTCTCAATCTATAGAAAAAATAACGATTGAAGAATTAGAAGAAAAACCTTGGCATATAGAAGGATTGAAAAATAAAGAATGGATTTTAGTTGATTATATTTCTGTTGTTGTTCATATTTTTCAAAAAAAATTCAGAATTTATTATAATATAGATGACCTTTGGAATCAGAATCAAGAATCAATTCATAAAATATAA
- a CDS encoding biotin--[acetyl-CoA-carboxylase] ligase, whose amino-acid sequence MKKFIWPINLIALKEITSTNQYAKKYVDEKHNWIVIWTMNQIKGIGMHKNSWNTEKKKNLTFSIVLKSIKILYVQKIYIINVIVSNAIHKILYKYYNKRNKEKIWIKWPNDIIINNKKIGGILIENSVFSKKIHTIIIGIGLNIYQKEFKKEWNASSLKEIFNLNFDLDYLFYKIIYFIQKEYLLFITHGEKFIREYYINHLYLKDQISLFYIYKTKNYIFGKIRSVTDQGILIIEFNEKLYSFSYKEIKFLIS is encoded by the coding sequence TTGAAAAAATTTATTTGGCCTATAAATCTGATTGCATTAAAAGAAATTACTTCTACAAATCAATATGCTAAAAAATATGTTGATGAAAAACATAACTGGATAGTTATTTGGACAATGAATCAAATTAAAGGTATAGGAATGCATAAAAATTCATGGAATACAGAGAAAAAAAAAAATTTAACTTTCAGCATTGTTTTAAAATCTATTAAAATTTTATATGTACAAAAAATATATATCATTAATGTTATTGTAAGTAATGCCATTCATAAAATTTTATATAAATATTATAATAAAAGAAATAAAGAAAAAATTTGGATTAAATGGCCTAACGACATTATTATAAATAATAAAAAAATAGGTGGAATTTTAATAGAAAATAGTGTTTTTTCAAAAAAAATTCATACTATTATTATTGGAATAGGTTTAAATATTTACCAAAAAGAATTTAAAAAAGAGTGGAATGCTTCTTCTCTGAAGGAAATTTTTAATTTAAATTTTGATTTAGATTATCTTTTTTACAAGATTATATATTTTATTCAAAAAGAATATCTCCTTTTTATAACTCATGGAGAAAAATTTATAAGAGAATATTATATCAATCATTTATATTTAAAAGATCAAATTTCTCTTTTTTATATATACAAAACTAAAAATTACATTTTTGGAAAAATACGGTCTGTAACAGATCAAGGAATATTAATCATTGAATTTAATGAAAAATTATATTCTTTCTCTTATAAAGAAATAAAATTCCTGATTTCATAA
- a CDS encoding YidC/Oxa1 family insertase periplasmic-domain containing protein has protein sequence MKDKSLDYNSIIGFILILFVLIIFTYFNNNNNSNYKKLNSNRKEFSIKKEILNKKNDFFSLENDVLKIKISSLGGGIQDVILKKYKAYDSLLAYHAKKLHLIKDSSLMYRFSFLNQEGLNIDTSTLYFQPFLFKRNKISGIQTLVMRAKNPYGKGFLDYIYTIGKKDRYDVGFSIQTHRFSPFFLQKKEGFYLNFEHKILSLEKDRDWENSYTQVYYSISDNHSNYVKYLSDKKTEDKNISGINWIADKQQFFSFIFIPEKILKNVFIKSENFSSGYFLKKVQFQIFINSKKNEEFRFSFRFYFGPLDLNFLKKYQNGFENIIPFGWGFLKWINKYFFLIIFQFLEKTNLNYGVIIILMTIVVKLILYPITYKQYKLSAIMKLIRPEIDKLNHRYKENVFKRQRAIMELYHNVGINPMSGCISTLFQIPIFYSLFKFFPTIINLRGKSFLWVEDLTSYDSILKLPFFIPFYGNHVSLLTLLYSLALLVYTRLSNDGKRNFSQNENDVPNMNFILYLMPIVMLLFINSYASALSLYYFTSNIINIVFFFFIKELMLDEKKILIKIQEKKIIKRNFLKNIMNMKSKIQQ, from the coding sequence ATGAAGGATAAAAGCTTAGATTATAATTCTATAATAGGATTCATTCTTATATTATTTGTTTTGATAATTTTTACTTATTTCAATAACAATAATAATAGTAATTATAAAAAATTAAATTCTAATCGCAAAGAATTTTCTATAAAAAAAGAAATTCTTAACAAGAAAAATGATTTTTTTTCATTAGAAAATGATGTTTTAAAAATTAAAATATCAAGTTTGGGAGGAGGAATTCAAGATGTTATTTTAAAGAAATATAAAGCATATGATTCTTTATTAGCATATCATGCTAAAAAACTTCATCTAATAAAAGATTCGAGTTTGATGTATAGATTCTCATTCTTAAATCAAGAAGGATTGAATATTGACACAAGCACTTTATATTTTCAACCTTTTTTATTCAAAAGAAATAAGATATCGGGAATTCAAACTCTTGTTATGAGAGCTAAAAATCCTTATGGAAAAGGATTTTTAGATTATATATATACAATAGGAAAAAAAGATCGATATGATGTTGGTTTTTCTATACAAACTCATCGTTTTTCTCCTTTTTTTTTACAAAAAAAAGAGGGATTTTATCTAAATTTTGAACATAAAATTCTATCCTTAGAAAAGGATAGAGATTGGGAAAATTCTTATACTCAAGTTTATTATTCCATTTCTGATAATCATTCGAATTATGTTAAATATTTATCTGACAAAAAAACGGAAGATAAAAATATATCTGGAATTAATTGGATAGCGGATAAACAACAATTTTTCTCTTTTATATTTATTCCAGAAAAAATATTAAAAAATGTTTTTATTAAATCTGAAAATTTTTCTTCAGGATATTTTTTAAAAAAAGTTCAGTTTCAAATATTTATAAATTCAAAAAAAAATGAAGAATTTCGTTTTTCTTTTCGTTTTTATTTCGGTCCTTTAGATTTAAATTTTTTAAAAAAATATCAAAATGGATTTGAAAATATTATTCCATTTGGATGGGGATTTCTGAAATGGATTAATAAGTATTTCTTTTTAATAATTTTTCAATTTCTAGAAAAAACAAATTTAAATTATGGTGTTATTATTATTTTAATGACTATAGTTGTAAAACTTATATTATACCCAATTACTTATAAACAATATAAGTTAAGTGCTATAATGAAATTGATTCGTCCAGAGATAGATAAATTAAATCACAGATATAAAGAAAATGTTTTTAAAAGACAAAGAGCTATAATGGAATTATATCATAATGTTGGAATTAATCCGATGTCTGGATGTATTTCTACATTATTTCAGATTCCTATTTTTTATTCTTTATTTAAGTTCTTTCCTACTATAATTAATTTGAGAGGAAAATCTTTTTTATGGGTCGAAGACCTGACATCATACGATTCAATTTTAAAATTACCTTTTTTTATCCCTTTTTACGGAAATCATGTCAGTTTGCTTACTTTATTATATTCTTTAGCATTGTTAGTTTATACAAGATTAAGTAATGATGGAAAAAGAAATTTTTCTCAAAATGAGAATGATGTTCCTAACATGAATTTTATATTATATTTAATGCCTATTGTCATGTTATTATTCATAAATAGTTATGCTTCTGCTTTATCTTTGTATTATTTTACATCTAACATAATTAATATTGTATTTTTCTTTTTTATTAAAGAACTAATGTTAGACGAAAAAAAAATTCTAATAAAAATTCAAGAGAAAAAAATTATAAAACGTAATTTTTTAAAAAACATTATGAATATGAAATCAAAAATACAACAATAG
- a CDS encoding CTP synthase, with protein sequence METKYIFVTGGVSSSLGKGIVSASLGMLLKARGYKVSMLKLDPYFNIDSGTLNPYEHGECFVTQDGAETDLDLGHYERFLNQHMTKENNVTSGLIYKTVIDNERKGTYLGTTVQVIPHITNEIKRRIKIFGESKNYDIVITEIGGTVGDIESLPYIESVRQLKWEFGKFNGLVIHLTLLPHIIATGEVKTKPTQHSVRNLMEKGIQADIIVCRTEKHISDDVRQKLALFCNVKPKHVIESIDTKIIYEIPCLLHLQSFDEVVLNHLNLSTITIPNLKEWKIFIKKYKNPKFETKIALVGKYVSLHDSYKSIIEALIHAGTKNEVFVNIKWIYSDMIKEKNIKKYFKGISGILVAPGFGNRGIEGKILAAKYARENQIPFFGICLGMQIAVIEFARNVLGLKKAESHETNPNTFHPVISLMKKQKKLIKTGGTMRLGNWKCSLMEGSKIFSIYEGKKEIFERHRHRYEFNNNYLERFSNAGMKAVGTNPETGLVEALELEGHIFFLGVQYHPEYQSTVTNPHPLFTTFIQVSINTQYYQNSS encoded by the coding sequence ATGGAAACAAAATATATTTTTGTTACAGGAGGAGTAAGTTCTTCATTAGGAAAAGGAATTGTTTCGGCTTCGTTAGGGATGTTATTAAAGGCGAGAGGATATAAAGTTTCAATGTTAAAATTGGATCCTTATTTTAATATAGATTCAGGAACTTTAAATCCGTATGAACATGGAGAGTGTTTTGTGACTCAAGATGGAGCAGAAACAGATTTAGATTTAGGACATTATGAACGTTTTTTAAATCAACACATGACTAAAGAGAATAATGTAACATCGGGGTTAATATATAAAACAGTGATAGATAATGAAAGAAAAGGAACCTATTTAGGTACAACAGTTCAAGTAATTCCTCATATTACCAATGAAATTAAAAGACGGATTAAAATTTTTGGAGAATCAAAAAATTATGATATTGTTATTACTGAAATTGGAGGGACTGTCGGTGATATAGAAAGTTTACCTTATATTGAATCAGTACGTCAGTTAAAATGGGAATTTGGAAAATTTAATGGATTAGTTATTCATTTAACATTGCTTCCACATATTATAGCAACTGGAGAAGTTAAAACCAAACCAACACAACATTCTGTTCGAAATTTAATGGAAAAAGGAATACAAGCAGATATCATAGTGTGCAGAACGGAAAAACATATATCCGATGATGTTAGACAAAAATTAGCTTTATTTTGCAATGTTAAACCAAAGCATGTTATTGAATCAATAGATACTAAAATTATATATGAAATTCCTTGTTTATTACATTTACAAAGTTTTGATGAAGTAGTATTAAATCATTTAAATTTATCTACTATTACTATTCCTAATTTAAAGGAATGGAAAATTTTTATTAAAAAATATAAAAATCCAAAATTTGAAACAAAAATAGCATTAGTTGGTAAATATGTTTCTTTGCATGATTCTTATAAATCAATTATAGAAGCTTTGATTCATGCAGGAACGAAAAATGAAGTTTTTGTTAATATAAAATGGATTTATTCGGATATGATTAAAGAAAAAAATATAAAAAAATATTTTAAAGGAATTTCAGGTATTTTAGTTGCCCCAGGATTCGGAAATAGAGGAATTGAAGGAAAAATACTTGCGGCAAAATATGCAAGAGAAAATCAAATTCCATTTTTTGGTATATGTTTGGGGATGCAAATTGCCGTCATAGAATTTGCTAGAAACGTGTTAGGATTAAAAAAAGCTGAAAGTCATGAAACCAATCCAAATACATTTCATCCAGTAATAAGTTTAATGAAAAAACAAAAAAAATTAATTAAAACAGGAGGAACGATGCGTTTAGGAAATTGGAAGTGTTCTCTTATGGAAGGTTCTAAAATATTTTCTATTTATGAAGGAAAAAAAGAAATTTTTGAGAGACATCGTCATAGGTATGAATTCAATAATAATTATTTAGAACGTTTTTCTAATGCTGGAATGAAAGCGGTAGGAACTAATCCAGAGACAGGTTTAGTAGAAGCATTAGAATTAGAAGGACATATTTTTTTCTTAGGAGTTCAATACCATCCAGAATATCAAAGCACAGTAACGAATCCACATCCTTTATTTACTACTTTTATACAAGTATCTATAAATACTCAATATTATCAGAATTCTTCATGA